The region CTCGGGTCTCTCCTGTAAATTGTTTTAAACAAACTTACAGAAAGGGAGTTTGGCTTGCGCCCTCCCAGCCACGGCTCTGTAAACGAGAAGGAGTAAGACTGGTAGGATTTACCGTTTGCCTGCACGTTCAGCGACAGGCGCTGGCCGTCGCCGGTAGGGATAGGCTTCCACTCCGACAGGTCCAGCATTTTACGGGTAGAGAAGTTGTTGAGCGACAGGCCTACAGTACCTACGGCACCGATCGGTCCGCCCCAGCCACCGGAAAGGCTAATCTGGTCATTCGGGCGCTCTGTCACGCTGTAAGCGATGTCCACCGTACCGTCTGCCGGGTTAGGAATCGGATTCAGGCCAATTGTCTCCGGGTCGAAGTAGCCAAGACCAGCCAGTTCGTTCCGGGTTCTGATCAAATCATCGCGGCTATACTTCTGGCCCGGCAAGGTGCGTATCTCACGCAGAATCACGTGGTCGCTTGTTTTGTCGTTGCCAGAAATCAGGATCTTGTTGATGGTAGCTTGCGGTCCTTCCTGCACCCGCATCTCCAGGTCAATGGAGTCGCCCTCCACGCGCATCTCCACCGGGGTGATGCTGGAGAACAGGTAACCGTCGTTCTGATAAAGTGCAGATACGTCAATGCCGGCAGGATTGTAGGTCAGGCGTTTCTCCAACTCAACCTGGTCGTATACATCGCCTTTGCTGATACCCAGCACGCGCGCCAGGTAGTCATCATCGTACAGGTAGTTACCTGTCCAGACGATATTGCGGTAGAAGTACTGCTGGCCTTCATCCACGGTGATCTGAATGCCCAGGCGATCTTCGCTGATGCGGTATACCGAGTCAGAAACGATGGTGGCATCGCGGTAGCCCTGGCTGTTATAGAAGGTGATGAGCGCCTCCTTGTCTTCCTCGAACTTGGTTCGGTTAAACTTAGAGGAGGTAAAGATCTTGTAAAACCGCTTTTCCTTGGTGTTCTTGAGCTGGCGCTGCAGCTTTTTATCCTTAAAGGCGTCGTTGCCAACAAACTCAATATCGCCAACCTTTACCTTGTCACCTTTATCCACATGTATGTTCAGCACCACGCTGTTCGGAAGGATGGAGTCCGGGCGCTGCGTGATATTCACCTTCACGTTCAGGAAGCTCTTGTCCACATAGTACTCCCGCACCACGTTACGGGTACTGTTCAGCACGGCGTCCGTCACGATGCGTCCCTTTTGAAGCGGCACCTTGTCGCGCAGCGCCTCAGCCTGCGACTTATTGATGCCGGAGAAACGGAAGTTAGAAAGGCGTGGGCGCTCCGTCAGGTTAAAGGTAAGGTAGATAACCTCCCCCTCGGTATGGGCCGTCACATCCACATCTCCCAGAATACCCTGGTCCCACAGGTTCTGGATGGCCCGACTGATATCTTCCCCTGGCACCGTAATCATGTCGCCCTCTTTCAGACCTGTCAGGGAGGTAAGCGCAATAGGGTCCAGGAACTTGTATCCGCTTACCTTGATTTCTCCAATGCGGTACTGGCGCGGCTGCTGGTAATCTATCGGAGACGGCTGGGCAGGTCTGTTTAGTACTTGGGAAGAGGCCGTGCCTGCCATTAGCAGCAACACAAGCACCCAGATGCATCTAATCATTTGTGTGTTTATCACTTTGTTAGTTGTTCACTTGTCTTACCGAAGCGGCGCTCACGGCTTTGGTAAGCTAATATTGCCTCGTAGAGATGCTCCTTCCGGAAATCGGGCCAAAGCAACTCTGTAATGTATAACTCAGTATAAGCTAGTTGCCAGAGCAGGAAATTGCTGATACGCTGCTCACCGCTGGTCCTGATCAATAGTTCGGGGTCGGGCATACCTGCTGTAGAGAGGTAGCCGGCAATGGTGGTTTCGGTTATTTCGTCAGCTTGTATAGTACCATGACCCACTTCAGCGGCAACGCGTTGCACAGCCTGCGTAATGTCCCAGCGCCCACTGTAGCTCAGCGCCAGCACCAGGGTCATGCGGTTATTGTCTTTCGTAATCTCAATGGCCTCCATCAGCTCGCGCTGGCAGGCCTCCGGCAGGCTGGCCGTGTTGCCAATGGTCTGCAGGCGTATGTTGTTTTTATTGAGGGTGGCGGTTTCCTTGCGGATGGTAGATACCAGCAGCGTCATCAGCGCCGACACCTCCTCCATGGGCCTTGACCAGTTCTCTGTGGAAAAGGCATACAGTGTCAGGTACCCCACGCCAAGTTCAGCCGCCGCCTCCACTGTGTCGCGCACGGCTTTTATAGCGTTCTGATGCCCAAAGATGCGCAGGCCGCCCCTTTTCTTCGCCCAACGCCCGTTGCCGTCCATGATAACGGCGATGTGCTTTGGTAAATTGCCTAAGTCTACTTTCTCCTTCAGATTCATTAAAACACAATTTCCCTGCAAGTTACAAAAAGCAAGAGAAATTCATGAATGATTGCCATTTAATCTAAGAGACCTGGCCTGTTCTTGTATACCGGAGGGCAGTTATAGCGGTAGAAAGTATAGGAGATGCTGATGCCGTTGTAGAAGTACCAGTCGTTGTCGTGCGGGTTGGCCAGGTTCTCCGGATATTCAGGGGAGTGTAGATAATCCAGCTTATCTGTGAAGGTTTTCCGGGCCCCAAATTCCAGACCCAGGTTCCAGTGGGTACTGAGGGCATACTTCAGCCCCAGCCCAAAGGGTATGGCCACCGTCATGTCGGTGTCAAACTCCCTGTCTACATTGCCATTCAGGTGAAGTTTCTTATTATACAGCAGGCCCGCGATACCCACAAATAGGTATGGCGACAGGCGTGGACTCTGGCTGCGGTCATAGTAATCCAGGAAGTTGTACTCCATTACGCCCGAAAGCTCCAGCAAACTCAGGCGCAGCTCAGCCTGCCGAAAAGCATGCAGCGGACGCTCGTCAAAAGCCTCATCACTGAATGTGTTATCGTCAATTAACCGATGGCTGCCCATAAAGCCTCCCCGCAGCGTGATGGCATTGGACATGTCGCGGCGATAAAAGACGGTG is a window of Pontibacter kalidii DNA encoding:
- the bamA gene encoding outer membrane protein assembly factor BamA, translated to MIRCIWVLVLLLMAGTASSQVLNRPAQPSPIDYQQPRQYRIGEIKVSGYKFLDPIALTSLTGLKEGDMITVPGEDISRAIQNLWDQGILGDVDVTAHTEGEVIYLTFNLTERPRLSNFRFSGINKSQAEALRDKVPLQKGRIVTDAVLNSTRNVVREYYVDKSFLNVKVNITQRPDSILPNSVVLNIHVDKGDKVKVGDIEFVGNDAFKDKKLQRQLKNTKEKRFYKIFTSSKFNRTKFEEDKEALITFYNSQGYRDATIVSDSVYRISEDRLGIQITVDEGQQYFYRNIVWTGNYLYDDDYLARVLGISKGDVYDQVELEKRLTYNPAGIDVSALYQNDGYLFSSITPVEMRVEGDSIDLEMRVQEGPQATINKILISGNDKTSDHVILREIRTLPGQKYSRDDLIRTRNELAGLGYFDPETIGLNPIPNPADGTVDIAYSVTERPNDQISLSGGWGGPIGAVGTVGLSLNNFSTRKMLDLSEWKPIPTGDGQRLSLNVQANGKSYQSYSFSFTEPWLGGRKPNSLSVSLFKTIYRRDPRIYNPYIEVDDVNELSRLNVDGAAISLGRRLNWPDNYFYMNHSLSYNRYTLKDYGLFSIVENGQLTMFDNGVSNSISIVNTLGRSSIDNPTFPRRGSTFSLSVNLTPPYSLFSDRIDNFEYIEFNKWMFDASYFINVAGNLVFNTRAHFGFVGTYGSGEVGPFERFKLGGSGLGGGNVFVGTEYIGLRGYDDERVVNTNNDPQLLQAGGIAYNKFVFEARQLISPNPAATIYGLAFVEAGNNFGSYKNYNPFKLYRSAGVGARIFMAAFGLLGFDYAWRLDDLPGRMNDKRGMFHFIIGQQIR
- a CDS encoding isoprenyl transferase — its product is MNLKEKVDLGNLPKHIAVIMDGNGRWAKKRGGLRIFGHQNAIKAVRDTVEAAAELGVGYLTLYAFSTENWSRPMEEVSALMTLLVSTIRKETATLNKNNIRLQTIGNTASLPEACQRELMEAIEITKDNNRMTLVLALSYSGRWDITQAVQRVAAEVGHGTIQADEITETTIAGYLSTAGMPDPELLIRTSGEQRISNFLLWQLAYTELYITELLWPDFRKEHLYEAILAYQSRERRFGKTSEQLTK
- the porG gene encoding type IX secretion system protein PorG, translated to MTLRTLKQALLICLLVQIGSVFFGLAASAQAPKPVTTSEIGIGIGGANYKGEISPNYRFLNNQPALTVFYRRDMSNAITLRGGFMGSHRLIDDNTFSDEAFDERPLHAFRQAELRLSLLELSGVMEYNFLDYYDRSQSPRLSPYLFVGIAGLLYNKKLHLNGNVDREFDTDMTVAIPFGLGLKYALSTHWNLGLEFGARKTFTDKLDYLHSPEYPENLANPHDNDWYFYNGISISYTFYRYNCPPVYKNRPGLLD